TGCGTGGGTGTCACCGGACGATTCCAACACCGTCATCGTCGCGAGCGATCAGGGAACGATCATCTCGCGCAACGCCAAGGAAGATGACCCGTCGAATGTGACGTGGAGTTCGTGGCTCAATCAGCCGACGGCGCAGATGTACCACATCTCCGTCGACTACCGCTTCCCGTACTGGGTCACCGGCGCGCAGCAGGACAGCGGATCGGTGGCGGTCTGCTCGCGCGGGTTCTTCGCCGAGATCTCGATGCGAGACTGGGCACCGATCGGCGCGGGTGGCGAAAGCGGCTACACCGCTGGAGATCCGTTGCATCCGGGGATCATTTACGGTGGCTCGGGTTCGCGGTTCGACCTGATGCTGAATACCGCGGCTCCCGGGAGCAGCGCGCCGCGCGGGCGCCAGGACTGGACGCAGCCGCTGGTCCTCTCGCGTGCCGATCCGCGCGCGCTCTATTACGGCAGCGAAATCCTCTACAAGAGCAGCGATACCGCCGAGACGTGGAACCCGATTTCTGGCGACCTCACCCGCGCCGATCCGGGAGTTCCTCCCAATCTCGACGCGGCCGCAGCGGCGCAAGTTGATCGCAACGGCAAGCGCGGCGTCATCTACACCATTGCGCCGTCACCGCTGGTGATTCCGATGGTCTGGATCGGAACCGACGACGGCTATATCCAGGTCACCACCAACGACGGGAAGACCTGGCAGAACGTCACTCCCCCGGCGGTCACGGCATGGAGTCGTGTGACGATGATCGAGGCATCGCACTTCGACTTCAACACGGCCTACGCGTCGGTCGACCGGCACCAGCTGCAGGACTTCGATCCGTACATCTATCGCACCCGCGACATGGGTCGTACCTGGCAGCGGATCAGCAACGGACTTCCGGCCGGCGTGTATGTGCATACCGTCAAGGAAGACCCGATGCGCGAAGGGCTCCTCTTTGCCGGCACCGAGCGGGGGGCGTACATCTCGTTCGATGCGGGTGACAACTGGCAGCCACTGCAGTTGAACCTTCCGGCGACGTCGGTCCGGGACTTCGAGGTGTACCAGAGCGACCTGATCGTCGGCACGCACGGACGCGGGATCTGGATCATCGATGACATCTCGCCGCTGCGGCAGATCACCGACGCAGTCCTTCGCGCCGACGCCTATCTCTTCAAGCCGGCGGACGCGATCAACTACATCCGCGGCGGCGACAATGGCACACCGCTGCAGAAGGACGAGCCGCAGGCGCAGAATCCGCCGGACGGCGCCGCGATCGACTACTACCTCAAGGCTGCGGGGAGCGTGACGCTTGAGATTCTCAACTCGAGCGGCGACGTGGTGCAGACCTACACCAGCGGCGAAGCGCCGGCAGCTGGCGGCGGTCGCGGTGGTCGGGGGGGCGGAATTCCAAACACCTCGCCGCTGTGGCGGACCACACCCGAAGCGTTCTCGGGAAGCGCCGGGATGCATCGCGTTGTCTGGGCGCCGGGTAGCGGTGGCGGCCGCGGGTTCGGTGGTGGAGGGGGCGGCCGAGGCGCTGCGACTCCTGTTGGTGGCGTCGCCGGAGCGATTGCGGGTGGCGTCGTCGGCTCTGCTACAGGAGCTGCCGCTGGCCGTGGCGGTCGGGGCGGCGGCGGTGGTGGTGGTGGGCGCGGCGGCCGCGGCGCAGCTGTCGAGTCGACCGGGACGTTCACTGCAAGGCTGACTGTGAACGGGAAGGCCTACAATCAGTCATTCACGATCCGGCCCGACCCGCGAAGCGCGGAACGATGAATCGCTGATGCAAGCAGTCCAACGCGTCCGATCGGCAGCCGCGATGACCGCCGTCTGGCTTGCGGCGTCTAGCGGCGCGTTGGCTGCGCAGGATCCCTTGAATGCGGGAACGAGTTCAAGGCCGATCGAGCCCGACATATCCTCTCCGGTCTTCGGAGGGATCGGGATGGGACTGGCCGGGTTTGCGCTCGGCGCGTACATCTGCGGCCACGAGGGCCAGAACTGTTCGTGCGACGGCGAGGGCGGCCTTGAACACGCGTTTTACGGAGCGGCAATCGGCGGGACCGCCGGGATGGCGCTCGGAATTCACCTGGGCAACCGGCGGCGGAACGCTGGCAGTTTCGCTTCCGTTCCCAGCGATTCACTGATCTGACCCGACAACGGCGCGGATCTCCTCGGCGTCGTGATGCCCCCGGCAGGATTTGAACCTGCAACCTCTGGCTTAGGATGCCCTTGCTCTATCCAGTTGAGCTACGGGGGCGAACTTGCGCGGAATTATAGTGATCGACGGCACCAATCCCGGAATTGTTTTGCCAGCCGGGCCGCGTTCACAGTGCTGGCCGGTTGAGAATCAACCCGTCAGTCGCCGCGATCCATATCACGGATGACTTGAAGCTCGTCGTCCAAGATATTGTATCTTTGATAGTTACATCGATCGATAACGACCTCAACCATTTTCTTCTGATCCGCCAGTCGAACGCGCGGATCGATACGATCTGGCCAATTCGATCACAATCGGCAGGACCGAAACCACAATGATCCCGAGGATCACAAGGGAGAAATTCTCGCGAACCTTGGGGAGGTTTCCGAACCAGTAACCGGCGCACGAGAAGAGACCAACCCACGCCAGCCCGCCGGCCAGATCGTACCCCAGAAACCGTGAATATTTCATCTTCCCTACCCCGGTAACGAACGGCGTGAAGGTCCGGACGATCGGGACGAATCGAGCCAGGATCACCGCCCGTGGCCCATACCGTTCGAAAAACTGGTGGGTTCGCTCGAGGTGCCGGCGACTCAGCCAGCGGTAGTCATGGGTGAACGCCCGCGACCCGATCTGCCGGCCAATGAAGTAATTGGTGTTGTCCCCGATCACAGCGGCGGCAAAAAGGACGGCCACGAGGACCGGCAATGAGAGGGAGCCGATCGCGGCAAGCGAGCCAGCGGCAAAGAGGAGCGAGTCGCCCGGAAGAAACGGTGTAATGACGAGCCCGGTCTCGCAGAAGATGATCAGGAAGAGGATGCCGTACGCCCACGGCCCGTAGTCGTGGACCATGGCGCCGAGGTGGCGGTCGAGATGGAGAACGAAGTCGACGAGGGTGTGCAGCGTCATTCAGCCCTGGCCCGCGAAGCCGTACTGTCCCAGCAGCGGGACAAATCGCACGTCATGGATCGAGATCTGGTCATGCCCGCTCCCATCCTTGTGCCGGGTCACCAGCGTCAACTCCTGCGACTCCTTGGTACCGACCGGAATCACCAGCCGGCCGCCGGGGGTCAGCTGATCGACCAGCGGCTGAGGGACCATCGGTGCTGCGGCGGCGACGATCTCTCCCTGATAGGGAGCATTGGAACTCCACCCCAATGATCCGTCGCCGTGAATCACCGTCACATTGTTGAGGGCGAGCGAACGGATCACCTCGTGCGCCTGATGCGCGAGCGACGCAATCCGCTCGATGGAAAAGACCGACTCCGCGAGCATCGACAGGAGCGCGGTTTGATACCCCGATCCGGTACCGATCTCGAGGACCCGCTCGCGTCCCGTGAGCGCGAGAAGTT
This window of the Gemmatimonadales bacterium genome carries:
- a CDS encoding DedA family protein; the protein is MTLHTLVDFVLHLDRHLGAMVHDYGPWAYGILFLIIFCETGLVITPFLPGDSLLFAAGSLAAIGSLSLPVLVAVLFAAAVIGDNTNYFIGRQIGSRAFTHDYRWLSRRHLERTHQFFERYGPRAVILARFVPIVRTFTPFVTGVGKMKYSRFLGYDLAGGLAWVGLFSCAGYWFGNLPKVRENFSLVILGIIVVSVLPIVIELARSYRSARSTGGSEENG
- a CDS encoding protein-L-isoaspartate(D-aspartate) O-methyltransferase translates to MTDGFAGYRSQLVETLQRQGIRDMAVLRAIGTIPRHLFVPESLRHRAYEDEALPIGNGQTISQPFVQARSCELLALTGRERVLEIGTGSGYQTALLSMLAESVFSIERIASLAHQAHEVIRSLALNNVTVIHGDGSLGWSSNAPYQGEIVAAAAPMVPQPLVDQLTPGGRLVIPVGTKESQELTLVTRHKDGSGHDQISIHDVRFVPLLGQYGFAGQG